In Zobellia roscoffensis, the following are encoded in one genomic region:
- a CDS encoding GNAT family N-acetyltransferase: MNSLNFFFSAYTKESLPSYYKGLLNSYTQEQVFENRKGERFQLPASSFVVEDIPSYFTVTKDELPKTMGCYSIKQYPGFLINFENVKSLPDYLNERFGKTSRYKLRREQKKLEQCFNIRYEMYFGAIDKSEYDFIMNEFYRLLELRSLEKGIKHNINLATQNFYRANVYQMILDRKASFYVIYNGKTPIDICLNFHMKNVIFQYIRTYNIDYSKFNTGYTDLMKQIEWCITNKIKFITFSKGDFYWKRRWCNTVYDYHHEIFFLKKSFAGRLKATSYYLLKALKQYVREKGLIEKYHAYRTKQNNSKNTAEDSHRIKYNKIPFNTEIKNTESIDYKSMKFNFLRRTIYDFLYESDENESEITVYAILDTSKSYLVIGKKSKAMLSYTSNSSSF; encoded by the coding sequence ATGAATTCATTAAACTTTTTTTTTAGCGCATATACAAAGGAAAGCTTACCATCTTATTATAAGGGGTTGCTGAACAGTTACACACAGGAGCAAGTCTTTGAAAATCGAAAAGGGGAAAGGTTTCAACTACCGGCCTCATCTTTTGTGGTTGAGGATATTCCAAGTTATTTTACGGTAACCAAAGATGAACTACCCAAAACAATGGGTTGTTACAGCATAAAGCAATATCCAGGCTTTCTCATTAATTTTGAAAATGTAAAGTCACTCCCAGATTACCTTAATGAGAGATTTGGAAAAACCAGTCGCTATAAACTCCGTCGCGAGCAAAAAAAGCTAGAGCAATGTTTTAATATTCGCTATGAAATGTATTTTGGCGCAATAGATAAGTCCGAGTATGATTTTATCATGAATGAATTCTATCGTCTTTTGGAATTGCGCTCACTGGAAAAAGGAATCAAGCACAACATTAACCTAGCTACACAAAACTTTTACAGAGCTAATGTTTACCAAATGATTTTAGACAGGAAGGCTTCGTTCTATGTTATATATAACGGTAAAACACCCATTGACATTTGCCTTAATTTTCACATGAAAAATGTGATTTTTCAATATATACGCACCTATAATATTGACTATTCTAAGTTCAACACAGGCTATACAGATTTGATGAAACAAATAGAATGGTGTATTACCAACAAAATAAAATTCATCACTTTTTCAAAAGGTGATTTTTATTGGAAAAGACGTTGGTGTAATACGGTTTACGATTACCATCATGAAATCTTTTTCTTAAAAAAATCGTTTGCCGGAAGATTAAAGGCTACATCATACTACTTATTGAAGGCCTTAAAACAATACGTCCGAGAAAAAGGTCTTATTGAAAAATATCACGCCTACCGAACTAAACAAAATAATTCAAAAAATACAGCCGAAGATTCTCATAGAATTAAATACAATAAAATCCCTTTTAATACAGAAATTAAAAATACTGAATCCATAGATTATAAATCTATGAAATTCAATTTCCTAAGACGAACTATTTACGATTTCCTTTACGAAAGTGACGAAAATGAATCAGAAATTACAGTTTACGCCATTTTAGACACTTCAAAATCTTACTTAGTTATAGGAAAAAAGAGTAAAGCTATGCTATCTTATACTTCTAATAGTTCATCCTTTTGA
- a CDS encoding MBOAT family O-acyltransferase, which produces MLFNSLDFLIFLPVVFVLYWFVFKKSLKIQNLLVIVASYVFYGWWDWRFLILIFLSTVLDFLVGQQVFKNQDNNQKAKYWLWVSVAFNLGLLGFFKYFNFFIDSFIESVNALGYNMKSVWTLRIILPVGISFYTFQTMSYSFDIYYKKLKPTTNFVSFAAFVAFFPQLVAGPIERASNLLSQINTRRVFKYEQATSGLKLILWGFFKKLVIADSLAPIVDDIFTNYTDYPASTLILGVSLFSFQVYGDFSGYTDIAIGTAKLFGVELMSNFKFPNFSRNIAEYWQRWHVSLSTWFRHYLYIPMGGSRVSKLKSLRNISVIFLVSGLWHGANWTFVFWGGIHALLYIPVFLMGRNRVYADNVIAEKTWLPSITEVFQVLLTFFLVTFSRIFFRSPTLSSSFEFIGQIKNNFSYEPYMHPTGYRMFDFYLLIALFTIYEYLIRRDERDPFKFSSPIVRFLLYALVVMSILLFYDDGVNRSFIYFQF; this is translated from the coding sequence GTGCTTTTCAATTCGCTTGATTTTTTGATTTTTCTTCCAGTGGTATTTGTGTTGTACTGGTTCGTTTTCAAGAAGAGCCTGAAGATTCAAAATCTATTGGTCATCGTTGCCAGTTATGTCTTTTATGGCTGGTGGGATTGGCGTTTTCTTATTTTAATTTTTCTAAGTACCGTTCTTGATTTTTTGGTTGGTCAGCAAGTATTCAAAAATCAAGATAACAACCAGAAAGCCAAATACTGGTTATGGGTCAGTGTTGCCTTTAACTTAGGGCTTTTAGGTTTCTTTAAATATTTCAATTTCTTTATCGATTCCTTTATAGAATCTGTAAATGCACTAGGCTACAATATGAAAAGTGTCTGGACGCTTCGTATTATACTGCCTGTAGGTATTTCGTTCTATACATTTCAAACCATGTCCTATTCATTCGACATATACTATAAGAAATTAAAGCCTACAACCAATTTTGTTTCATTTGCGGCTTTCGTAGCTTTCTTTCCCCAACTTGTTGCAGGGCCAATTGAGAGAGCTTCAAACTTATTAAGTCAGATCAATACACGTCGTGTATTCAAATATGAACAAGCCACAAGTGGTTTAAAACTAATTCTGTGGGGCTTTTTCAAAAAACTTGTTATCGCCGATTCTTTAGCACCAATAGTAGACGATATTTTCACTAATTACACAGATTACCCTGCCTCTACTCTAATTTTAGGCGTGTCTCTTTTTAGCTTTCAGGTGTATGGAGATTTCAGTGGGTATACGGACATTGCAATAGGTACCGCTAAACTCTTTGGTGTAGAGCTTATGTCCAACTTTAAATTCCCCAACTTCTCACGAAATATTGCAGAGTATTGGCAACGATGGCATGTATCGCTCAGTACCTGGTTTCGGCACTACCTTTATATTCCAATGGGTGGTTCAAGGGTAAGTAAGTTAAAATCCCTGAGAAATATTTCGGTGATTTTCTTGGTAAGTGGCCTTTGGCACGGAGCAAACTGGACGTTTGTTTTCTGGGGCGGTATTCACGCACTGCTCTATATCCCTGTATTTTTAATGGGAAGAAATAGAGTTTATGCCGATAATGTTATTGCAGAAAAAACATGGCTTCCTAGTATTACCGAGGTATTTCAAGTACTTCTAACCTTCTTTCTAGTAACATTTTCAAGAATATTTTTTAGGTCGCCTACCCTATCTTCATCATTTGAATTTATCGGGCAAATTAAAAATAACTTTAGCTATGAACCCTATATGCACCCAACGGGGTATAGAATGTTCGACTTTTATTTACTGATAGCGTTGTTCACTATTTATGAATACCTAATACGAAGAGATGAGCGCGATCCTTTTAAATTTAGCTCACCTATAGTCCGGTTCCTATTGTATGCACTAGTAGTCATGAGTATTCTATTATTTTATGACGATGGTGTAAATCGTTCATTTATTTATTTTCAATTTTAA
- a CDS encoding glycoside hydrolase family 3 N-terminal domain-containing protein, translating to MRFFPVFSLLFFAFLTASAQQHPLVTKDSLAQSNWVDAQYNKMTLDEKLGQLFMVMVASDQSKASTDKVRTLIKEQQIGGVIFSTGGPDRQAKLTNDYQSASKIPLLVGMDAEWGLAMRLDSTYAFPWNMTLGAITDNTIVQKVGERIGEHAKRLGVHINFAPDVDINTNPQNPIIGNRSFGEDRENVAEKGIAFMKGMESVGVLSSGKHFPGHGDTATDSHKALPIINFTRERLDSLELYPFRRLIDAGLSSVMVAHLEVPALELKKELPSSLSEQIISGLLKEEMCFEGLVFTDALNMKGVTNHGKDGDAEVAAFMAGNDILLMPTEVEKAKEKLTKAYNKGKISEERLASSVKKILMAKYKVGLNRYKPVELDNLYEDLNSRTDDLIYEEAIENALTVVKNDFYLMGIKRLENKKIAYVKFGDANSDPFVEELNKYASVTQVNASDISTLKNKLENYNLVIIGHHKSNESPWKAYKFSKKELQWLKEIAEERTSNLILSVFAKPYALLDIPSFKSIDGVLMAYQNSELAQRKAAQLIFGAIPAKGKLPVTANKEFPVNTQVKLKSLLRLGYSYPERVGFDAAKLAEVDTMVQHGIDSLMFPGAQILIARKGKVVYNKGFGKPTYDSEDSITTKSIYDLASISKILGTLPMIMKMEEEGNIKLNNTFQELIPAYADSELKNVTVLKALSHYGRLPAWIAFYVDTLDKNRKPSEEFYRTEPTDGFSYKVTDKLYLTDAYNDSIYNRIGRQDLKSNRYRYSDVAYYVMKNYVEKVGKERLDKQVDEFLYQPIGAMSTSYNPLEKFPKNRIVPTEEDKYYRYDRVQGYVHDMGAAMQGGVGGHAGLFSNAEDVAKIMQMYLQNGIYGGTRFLDARTVKKFNTCYFCDENVRRGVGFDKPQLKDSGPTCGCVSRKSFGHSGFTGTYTWADPEEEIVYVFLSNRTYPSSSNTLLIKSGLRTRIQQVIYDAILN from the coding sequence ATGCGGTTTTTTCCTGTTTTTTCCTTATTATTTTTCGCTTTTCTAACGGCCAGTGCCCAGCAACATCCTTTGGTTACAAAAGATAGTTTGGCACAAAGCAATTGGGTAGATGCACAATACAATAAAATGACCCTTGATGAAAAATTAGGACAACTTTTTATGGTAATGGTGGCATCGGATCAGTCTAAAGCAAGTACGGATAAAGTCCGGACATTAATTAAGGAGCAGCAAATAGGCGGCGTTATTTTTTCTACTGGAGGTCCAGATCGTCAAGCAAAACTCACCAATGATTATCAGTCGGCTTCAAAAATACCTTTACTTGTTGGTATGGATGCAGAATGGGGTTTGGCTATGCGCTTAGATTCTACGTATGCCTTTCCATGGAATATGACTTTAGGGGCAATAACGGACAATACTATTGTGCAGAAGGTAGGGGAGCGAATAGGTGAACATGCGAAACGGTTGGGTGTGCATATTAATTTTGCACCAGATGTAGATATCAATACAAACCCACAAAACCCAATAATAGGAAACCGTTCATTTGGTGAAGACCGGGAAAACGTAGCTGAAAAGGGTATTGCTTTTATGAAAGGAATGGAAAGTGTTGGCGTACTTTCTAGTGGGAAACATTTTCCAGGTCATGGGGATACGGCTACTGACTCGCATAAAGCACTTCCAATTATCAATTTCACGAGAGAACGTTTAGATAGTTTAGAACTATATCCGTTCAGAAGGTTAATAGATGCTGGGTTGAGCAGCGTTATGGTAGCGCATCTAGAAGTACCGGCTTTAGAGTTGAAAAAAGAACTTCCATCTTCATTATCAGAACAAATTATATCTGGATTACTTAAAGAAGAAATGTGTTTTGAAGGATTGGTATTTACCGATGCTCTGAATATGAAGGGCGTAACCAACCATGGTAAGGATGGTGATGCAGAAGTTGCTGCGTTTATGGCGGGTAATGACATTCTATTGATGCCAACAGAAGTAGAAAAAGCGAAAGAAAAACTCACTAAAGCCTACAACAAAGGCAAGATTTCAGAAGAGCGTTTGGCTAGTTCGGTCAAGAAGATTTTGATGGCAAAATATAAAGTGGGATTAAATAGGTACAAACCCGTGGAGTTAGACAATTTATATGAAGACTTAAATTCACGTACTGATGATCTTATATACGAAGAGGCTATTGAGAATGCATTGACGGTAGTAAAAAACGATTTTTATTTAATGGGTATTAAACGCCTTGAAAATAAGAAGATTGCTTATGTTAAGTTTGGTGATGCAAATAGTGACCCGTTTGTTGAAGAATTGAATAAATATGCATCGGTAACACAGGTTAATGCTAGTGATATTAGTACTTTAAAAAATAAATTAGAGAATTATAATCTAGTAATTATCGGTCATCATAAAAGCAATGAAAGCCCTTGGAAAGCCTATAAATTTTCTAAAAAGGAATTACAATGGTTAAAAGAAATTGCAGAGGAGCGAACGTCTAATCTAATACTTTCTGTTTTTGCTAAACCATATGCACTTTTGGACATTCCATCTTTTAAAAGTATTGATGGTGTATTGATGGCATATCAAAATAGCGAGTTGGCGCAACGCAAAGCGGCTCAGTTGATCTTTGGAGCTATCCCTGCGAAAGGGAAATTGCCTGTTACGGCAAATAAAGAGTTTCCTGTTAATACTCAAGTAAAGTTAAAATCTCTTTTAAGGTTGGGGTACAGCTATCCAGAACGAGTTGGGTTTGATGCCGCTAAATTGGCGGAAGTAGATACTATGGTTCAGCATGGAATAGACTCTCTAATGTTTCCAGGTGCTCAGATTTTGATAGCTAGAAAAGGAAAAGTAGTTTATAACAAGGGTTTTGGAAAACCTACGTATGATTCCGAAGACAGTATAACAACTAAAAGTATTTATGATTTAGCTTCTATTTCCAAAATATTGGGTACGCTTCCCATGATAATGAAAATGGAAGAAGAAGGTAATATTAAGTTGAATAATACCTTTCAAGAACTGATTCCTGCCTATGCAGATTCTGAACTTAAAAATGTTACCGTACTGAAAGCATTATCACATTATGGCAGACTGCCAGCGTGGATTGCTTTTTATGTAGATACGTTGGATAAGAACAGAAAACCATCAGAAGAGTTTTATAGAACGGAACCCACCGATGGATTTTCATATAAAGTAACGGACAAGCTTTATTTAACGGATGCGTATAACGATTCCATTTATAATAGAATTGGACGTCAAGATTTAAAATCTAACCGCTATCGGTATAGTGATGTAGCTTACTATGTCATGAAAAACTACGTTGAAAAAGTGGGTAAAGAAAGGTTGGATAAGCAAGTGGATGAGTTTTTGTACCAACCTATTGGTGCAATGAGTACAAGTTATAATCCACTTGAAAAATTTCCAAAAAATAGGATTGTGCCAACGGAAGAGGATAAATATTACCGCTACGATAGAGTTCAAGGATACGTACATGATATGGGGGCTGCCATGCAAGGAGGAGTAGGTGGTCATGCCGGATTATTCAGTAATGCGGAAGATGTGGCTAAAATCATGCAGATGTACTTGCAAAACGGCATTTATGGAGGAACTCGATTTTTAGATGCGCGAACAGTAAAGAAATTCAATACCTGCTATTTTTGTGATGAAAATGTAAGAAGAGGAGTTGGTTTTGATAAACCACAATTGAAAGATAGTGGCCCTACTTGTGGTTGTGTGTCCCGAAAAAGCTTTGGACATAGTGGTTTTACAGGCACCTATACTTGGGCCGATCCAGAAGAAGAGATTGTTTATGTATTTCTTTCCAATAGAACTTACCCATCCTCTTCAAATACACTTTTGATTAAATCAGGTTTACGAACACGAATTCAGCAAGTCATCTACGATGCTATTTTAAATTAG
- a CDS encoding OmpA family protein — MKTYAHYMVLLLCASFNLLQAQEELQLTKKDSIVKSSWMFGLGYNVVDDSGDVFDDLFSYGEQWNTLSYPSRISIGRYFKSGIGVEAVGSYNKYKVGKLIDGRINLEESHYYGLDARLTYDLNKLIGETGWFDPYLGVGAGYTEADNEPRATYNAVVGFRAWFSDRIGLDLSSSGKWAANNDDATNHLQHAVGVVYQFGIERGLSKKGEEKLALIEAFAEKRQKEQDSIAAVQREKEQANIAARLVKEREQARLAAVEKAKLDAKKQKESKIKSEIDNLGFAYFDLNSSYLNSKSKSVLDGLAQVLLKYPDLELKITSHTDSRGASTYNDWLSERRVARTRDYLIKKGVDTHRLKIEAYGESRLLNECDDSTYCKEEKHQINRRSEFIITKF; from the coding sequence ATGAAAACTTATGCCCATTATATGGTACTTTTGCTATGCGCTTCATTCAATCTATTGCAGGCGCAAGAAGAGTTACAACTTACAAAAAAAGATAGTATTGTAAAAAGCTCATGGATGTTTGGGCTTGGTTATAATGTTGTTGATGATTCTGGAGACGTATTTGATGACTTATTTTCATATGGAGAACAATGGAATACACTGTCTTATCCATCTAGAATAAGTATTGGACGCTATTTTAAAAGTGGAATTGGAGTTGAGGCTGTTGGTAGTTATAATAAATACAAGGTTGGGAAACTAATAGATGGTCGTATCAATCTTGAAGAATCCCATTATTATGGTTTAGATGCTCGTTTGACTTATGACTTGAATAAGTTAATAGGTGAGACAGGCTGGTTTGACCCCTATTTAGGTGTTGGAGCGGGATACACCGAAGCAGATAATGAGCCGAGAGCCACATATAATGCAGTAGTTGGTTTTAGAGCCTGGTTCTCAGATAGAATAGGGTTAGATTTAAGTTCTTCTGGAAAATGGGCAGCCAATAATGATGATGCAACTAATCATCTACAGCACGCTGTAGGGGTTGTTTACCAATTTGGCATTGAAAGAGGACTGTCTAAAAAAGGAGAAGAGAAACTGGCCTTAATAGAAGCGTTTGCTGAGAAACGTCAAAAAGAACAGGATTCAATTGCAGCTGTTCAGAGAGAGAAGGAACAAGCTAACATTGCAGCTCGTCTTGTAAAGGAAAGGGAACAAGCTCGTTTGGCTGCAGTTGAGAAAGCTAAATTAGATGCTAAGAAACAAAAAGAGTCGAAAATAAAAAGTGAAATAGATAATTTAGGTTTTGCTTATTTTGATTTGAATTCATCTTATCTGAATTCGAAGTCGAAATCTGTACTTGATGGTTTGGCGCAAGTATTACTTAAGTACCCTGATTTGGAATTAAAGATAACTTCCCATACAGATTCAAGGGGAGCTTCTACGTACAACGATTGGTTGTCAGAAAGGAGGGTTGCGCGGACTAGGGATTATTTAATAAAAAAAGGCGTAGATACTCATAGACTTAAGATTGAGGCTTACGGTGAATCTCGCTTATTAAATGAATGTGATGATTCTACTTATTGTAAAGAAGAAAAACACCAAATAAATAGGCGTTCAGAATTTATTATCACCAAATTTTAG
- the bshA gene encoding N-acetyl-alpha-D-glucosaminyl L-malate synthase BshA, which produces MKIAIVCYPTFGGSGVVATELGIALANRGHEVHFVTYKQPVRLGLLGNKIYFHEVHVPEYPLFKYQPYELALSSKLVDTVKLHNIDLLHVHYAIPHAYAGYMAKKMLEEEGIFVPMITTLHGTDITLVGKHPFYKPAVTFSINQSDVVTSVSENLKQRTMEFFDIKKEIEVVPNFIDESNYSTSFTDCQRSLMAEDDEKIVTHISNFRKVKRIPDVIEIFNRIQKEIPAKLVMVGEGPEKENAERLCEEKGIADRVIFLGNSNEIDRILCFSDLFLLPSESESFGLAALEAMINKVPVISSNAGGIPEVNQHGITGFLSDVGDVEDMAQNAIRILGNDATLEEFKKNAVISAGRFDIKKVVPLYEALYDRAHKARFDKSYS; this is translated from the coding sequence ATGAAAATAGCAATAGTTTGTTACCCCACCTTTGGGGGCAGCGGTGTAGTAGCCACAGAACTGGGTATAGCTTTGGCCAATAGAGGTCATGAAGTTCATTTTGTAACCTATAAGCAACCGGTTCGTTTGGGACTTTTGGGTAATAAAATTTACTTTCATGAAGTTCATGTACCGGAATATCCATTGTTTAAATATCAGCCGTATGAATTGGCTTTATCCAGCAAGTTGGTCGATACCGTCAAACTACATAATATAGACCTACTTCATGTTCATTATGCCATTCCGCATGCTTACGCAGGATATATGGCGAAAAAAATGTTGGAGGAAGAAGGAATATTTGTGCCTATGATTACTACTCTGCACGGTACGGATATCACGTTGGTAGGAAAACATCCGTTCTATAAGCCTGCAGTTACATTTAGCATCAACCAATCTGATGTAGTTACTTCTGTTTCGGAAAACTTGAAACAGCGTACAATGGAATTTTTTGATATTAAAAAGGAAATAGAAGTTGTACCTAATTTTATAGATGAATCTAATTACAGCACGTCCTTTACAGACTGCCAACGCTCTTTGATGGCAGAAGATGATGAAAAGATAGTTACCCATATCAGTAATTTTAGAAAAGTAAAACGTATTCCAGATGTTATTGAAATTTTCAATCGCATACAAAAAGAAATTCCTGCTAAATTAGTAATGGTAGGCGAGGGGCCTGAAAAAGAAAATGCGGAGCGGTTATGTGAAGAAAAAGGGATAGCCGACCGTGTGATATTTTTAGGGAACAGTAATGAAATAGATAGAATTCTTTGTTTTTCAGATTTATTCTTGTTGCCATCTGAGTCGGAAAGTTTTGGTTTAGCAGCTCTAGAAGCAATGATAAACAAAGTACCTGTAATTTCAAGTAACGCTGGTGGAATACCTGAAGTTAACCAGCACGGCATCACAGGTTTTTTAAGCGATGTTGGAGATGTCGAGGATATGGCTCAAAATGCTATTCGTATTTTAGGCAATGATGCTACTTTGGAAGAATTCAAGAAAAATGCGGTTATATCTGCTGGACGTTTTGATATAAAGAAAGTAGTACCTCTTTACGAGGCACTTTACGACAGAGCGCACAAAGCTAGATTTGATAAATCTTATAGTTAA
- a CDS encoding HAD family hydrolase: MVDLKRRIARFSNKEVLFTDFFDTLVHRTVHPNYALRLWGKFMVRELGMSLSSEVLFTIRNESLSYVAKKQGRSTLETTYEDVIKEVYQRLVNSNNLRDTPFSKFKLLFEKADFIAETSVQFKNEELVKILSHFKQKGYRIYLISDFYLSKKIISKILEFHKIEHLFDDVFTSATAGESKERGGLYPYVLNKTNTEATSVLMIGDNKKSDVTNAAKHNIDSLHLKHFSHKFRNKKNLFGSDKGDFRKVCHTIESKCLESDYLFSEYIIHFYFFTERLYINAKKNGIKDLYFLAREGNFLKQLFDSYQEMNLFQSEEKIHTHYLKASRQSATQLALRPLAEEDFEKLMKKFGDMSLEHFLDWFPFSDDTKNSIIKNIPVDKDETTANFFSSHTMDHLRKNIIFQEAYEKNRILQKTAFLKYLESFGANYREDGLALVDVGWGGTMQESIYKFFKREIPVTGYYLGLKEIYTIEEDTKRYGLNFSIYPNHDFSDDILMANGQLYEQLLAAPHGSTLSYQFAEEGKSPTVEYHEPSEKKVYDEYIGSIQEYMFSEFKNLFAQLRPIDYSQTVTQEYLTDMAMRTGIFTTRKKLKFIQQITKGFYQNVGENKVGLEYNPNHISISKIGLLKTFIKSPEKVFRYLVKVKPFLYYRGYYWLSWPVNLSYYYIKLNFWAKRKWLKKGLIS; the protein is encoded by the coding sequence TTGGTTGACCTGAAGCGTAGAATTGCGCGGTTTTCTAATAAAGAAGTTCTTTTCACGGATTTCTTTGATACATTAGTTCACCGTACTGTACACCCTAATTATGCCTTACGCTTATGGGGCAAATTTATGGTTAGAGAACTTGGCATGAGCCTCTCATCTGAGGTTCTCTTTACGATACGTAACGAGTCCTTATCATACGTTGCCAAGAAACAAGGTCGTTCTACTTTAGAAACCACGTACGAAGATGTTATTAAGGAGGTTTACCAAAGACTAGTAAACTCCAATAACCTACGTGACACTCCCTTTTCTAAGTTTAAATTGCTTTTTGAAAAGGCCGACTTCATTGCGGAAACCTCAGTTCAATTTAAAAATGAGGAACTAGTTAAAATTCTATCTCATTTCAAACAAAAAGGATATCGTATTTACTTAATTTCAGACTTTTATCTTTCTAAAAAGATAATTTCAAAAATTTTAGAATTCCATAAAATAGAACATCTTTTTGATGATGTTTTTACTTCGGCTACCGCTGGAGAAAGTAAGGAAAGAGGAGGTTTATACCCATATGTTTTAAACAAAACCAACACAGAGGCTACATCTGTATTAATGATTGGTGATAATAAAAAAAGCGATGTAACCAATGCTGCCAAGCATAATATAGATTCGTTACACTTAAAACATTTTTCACATAAATTCCGAAATAAAAAGAACCTTTTTGGCTCGGACAAAGGAGATTTCAGAAAAGTGTGCCATACCATTGAATCTAAGTGTTTAGAAAGTGATTACCTCTTCAGTGAGTATATTATCCATTTTTATTTCTTTACCGAAAGGCTTTATATCAATGCCAAAAAGAATGGCATTAAAGACCTTTATTTTCTTGCTAGAGAAGGTAATTTTTTGAAACAATTATTCGATAGTTACCAAGAGATGAATCTTTTTCAGAGTGAAGAGAAGATACACACGCATTATCTTAAAGCCTCAAGGCAATCCGCTACTCAACTCGCTTTACGCCCATTAGCAGAAGAAGATTTTGAGAAATTGATGAAAAAGTTCGGGGATATGTCCTTAGAACATTTTCTTGATTGGTTTCCTTTTTCGGATGATACAAAAAACAGTATTATAAAAAATATTCCTGTTGACAAAGATGAGACTACCGCCAACTTTTTTAGTTCGCATACCATGGATCACCTTAGAAAAAACATAATTTTTCAAGAAGCCTATGAAAAGAACAGGATATTACAGAAAACTGCATTCTTAAAATATCTAGAATCCTTTGGAGCTAACTATAGAGAAGATGGTTTAGCGCTTGTAGATGTGGGTTGGGGCGGTACTATGCAGGAAAGCATCTATAAATTTTTTAAAAGAGAAATTCCTGTTACAGGTTACTATTTAGGACTGAAAGAAATATATACTATTGAAGAAGATACCAAGAGATACGGACTAAATTTTTCAATATACCCGAATCATGATTTTTCGGATGATATTCTTATGGCCAACGGGCAACTTTACGAACAATTACTAGCAGCGCCTCATGGTAGTACCTTATCATATCAATTTGCTGAGGAGGGAAAATCTCCTACCGTTGAGTACCATGAACCTAGCGAAAAAAAGGTTTATGACGAATATATTGGTTCTATCCAAGAATACATGTTTTCAGAATTTAAAAACTTGTTCGCCCAGCTACGCCCCATAGATTATTCCCAAACCGTTACTCAGGAATATCTAACCGATATGGCTATGAGAACGGGAATATTTACTACCAGAAAGAAACTTAAGTTCATTCAACAAATTACAAAAGGCTTCTACCAAAATGTTGGTGAGAATAAGGTTGGACTTGAGTACAACCCTAATCACATAAGTATATCTAAAATTGGACTATTAAAAACCTTTATTAAATCACCCGAAAAGGTTTTCCGTTACTTAGTTAAAGTTAAGCCGTTCTTATATTACAGGGGATACTATTGGCTATCGTGGCCCGTGAACCTGTCATATTACTACATTAAACTTAATTTTTGGGCCAAACGAAAATGGCTTAAAAAAGGCCTTATCTCATAG